In a single window of the Natronogracilivirga saccharolytica genome:
- a CDS encoding SDR family oxidoreductase — protein sequence MTHHRISILGCGWLGFPLAQQLVANNHFVRGSTTTKEKIPLLEESGIEPYFLTLDPRLSGDDITSFFDVDTVVLNIPPPRVDNRVAVLQQQANELISYLNASPVKRVIMVSSTGVYGFKNQDADENDAHPAETENGKGLVAMERMLMQGLNAIVAIVRMAGLIGPDRHPGRFMAGKEVEGNGEEPVNLIHQDDAIGVVGALIRQPEISGVFNACAREHPTRREVYVNAAESLGYEPPVFRDSSPRPWKRIISKKIRETTGYSFAYDDPASPDLFR from the coding sequence ATGACTCATCACAGAATAAGTATATTAGGATGCGGCTGGCTGGGCTTTCCGCTGGCGCAACAGCTTGTTGCAAATAACCATTTTGTGCGGGGCAGCACTACCACAAAGGAAAAAATCCCGCTGCTTGAGGAGTCGGGTATCGAACCCTATTTCCTGACGCTTGATCCGCGCCTGAGCGGTGACGATATCACCTCTTTTTTCGATGTGGACACGGTTGTGCTGAACATTCCGCCGCCACGGGTTGACAACCGCGTCGCTGTCTTGCAGCAGCAGGCCAATGAGCTGATCTCCTATCTGAATGCCTCACCTGTAAAACGCGTGATCATGGTCAGCTCTACCGGCGTCTATGGATTCAAAAACCAGGATGCCGATGAAAATGACGCGCATCCGGCTGAAACGGAAAACGGCAAGGGACTGGTTGCAATGGAGCGGATGCTGATGCAGGGCCTGAACGCGATAGTTGCCATAGTACGCATGGCGGGGCTGATCGGGCCGGACCGCCATCCCGGCCGCTTCATGGCAGGCAAGGAAGTAGAGGGCAATGGCGAAGAGCCTGTAAACCTGATTCATCAGGATGATGCCATCGGTGTCGTCGGCGCCCTGATCCGGCAACCGGAAATTTCCGGCGTATTCAATGCCTGCGCCCGGGAGCATCCCACCCGACGGGAAGTTTATGTAAACGCGGCTGAAAGCCTGGGTTATGAGCCGCCGGTATTTCGCGATTCGTCACCCCGACCGTGGAAACGGATCATCAGCAAAAAAATCCGCGAAACAACCGGCTACAGCTTTGCATATGACGATCCGGCATCTCCGGATTTATTCAGGTAG
- the hemF gene encoding oxygen-dependent coproporphyrinogen oxidase, whose product MKESFTSWIHSAQDRICTSLESADGKARFREDLWTREGGGGGRSRVIEKGGLFEKGGVNISTVHGELPELIRKRFDVDQGQFYACGLSLVLHPESPMVPTVHANFRFFELYEKEGGEAVDSWFGGGADLTPYYIFEEDARHFHQSYKTTCDRFHPDLYPRFKKACDRYFYNEHRGEVRGIGGIFFDYLRSEKSQNLAFWHEMTRACGDAFLSSYLPIIERRRETPWGEPERYFQELRRGRYVEFNLIHDRGTLFGIKTGGRTESILMSLPPRVRWDYNVTPEPGSREAETTEVLRKPRDWV is encoded by the coding sequence ATCAAAGAATCCTTCACCAGCTGGATCCATTCAGCACAGGACCGGATTTGCACCTCCCTCGAATCTGCTGACGGCAAAGCCCGTTTTCGTGAGGATCTCTGGACACGGGAGGGCGGTGGCGGCGGAAGGTCACGCGTGATTGAAAAGGGCGGATTGTTTGAAAAAGGAGGTGTCAACATTTCCACGGTTCACGGCGAACTTCCGGAACTGATCCGCAAACGATTTGATGTGGACCAGGGACAGTTTTATGCCTGCGGATTGTCACTTGTGCTGCATCCGGAAAGTCCGATGGTCCCGACCGTGCATGCCAATTTCCGTTTTTTCGAGCTGTATGAGAAGGAAGGCGGCGAAGCGGTGGATTCCTGGTTTGGCGGTGGTGCGGATCTGACCCCCTACTATATCTTCGAAGAAGATGCACGCCACTTTCATCAGTCCTATAAAACTACTTGTGACCGGTTTCATCCTGATCTCTATCCGCGGTTCAAAAAGGCCTGCGACCGGTATTTCTACAATGAACACCGCGGAGAAGTGCGGGGCATCGGCGGAATTTTTTTTGATTATCTCAGATCAGAAAAATCGCAGAATCTTGCGTTCTGGCATGAAATGACCAGGGCATGCGGCGATGCCTTCCTGTCATCCTACCTTCCCATCATTGAACGGCGAAGGGAAACCCCCTGGGGAGAGCCCGAGCGCTATTTCCAGGAGCTCCGGCGCGGCCGGTATGTGGAATTCAACCTGATTCATGACCGCGGTACCCTTTTCGGGATTAAAACCGGCGGCCGGACCGAGTCCATTCTGATGAGCCTGCCGCCCAGGGTCCGGTGGGATTACAATGTCACCCCCGAACCGGGAAGCCGGGAAGCCGAAACGACAGAGGTACTCAGAAAGCCCCGCGACTGGGTCTGA
- the hemL gene encoding glutamate-1-semialdehyde 2,1-aminomutase — translation MPYPNSQKYFEEAGKFIPGGVNSPARAFKGVGGTPLFMKKAEGAFMYDEDGNELIDYIGSWGPMILGHAFPAVVEAVRNAALGSTSFGTPTVIENRMAELVCSLVPGLDKIRMTNSGTEATMSTIRVARGYTGRDKVIKFEGCYHGHGDAFLIKAGSGALTLGQPSSPGVTAGTAKDTLTADYNSIDSVRKLLEENRDEVAAIILEPVAGNMGCVPPKKGFLEGLRKLCDEHGVLLIFDEVMCGFRVAPGGATERYGVQPDLMAFGKVIGAGMPVGAFGGSDEVMSVVSPNGPVYQAGTLSGNPVAMSAGLALLGELKKNPHIYDDLEAQSAKLENGMLEVFEKHGITVANNRVGSMLGFFFCEGPVESFADVSRTDTKFFSRFFHSMLAEGVYLPPSAFEAWFVSHKHDDAVIQRTIDAADKALASMNKTGETR, via the coding sequence ATGCCATATCCCAACAGTCAGAAATATTTTGAAGAGGCCGGAAAATTTATCCCGGGCGGCGTGAATTCACCTGCAAGAGCATTCAAGGGAGTGGGCGGAACACCCCTTTTCATGAAAAAAGCCGAAGGTGCTTTCATGTATGATGAGGATGGCAATGAACTCATCGACTACATTGGTTCATGGGGACCGATGATCCTCGGGCACGCCTTCCCGGCGGTGGTTGAGGCGGTCCGGAATGCCGCACTGGGTTCCACTTCATTCGGAACACCCACCGTTATTGAAAACCGGATGGCCGAACTTGTGTGCAGCCTGGTGCCGGGACTGGATAAAATCCGCATGACCAATTCCGGAACCGAAGCCACCATGAGCACCATCCGCGTGGCTCGCGGATATACCGGCCGTGACAAGGTGATCAAGTTTGAAGGATGCTACCATGGACACGGTGATGCATTTCTCATCAAGGCCGGCAGCGGTGCGCTGACTCTTGGACAGCCCAGCAGTCCCGGTGTAACCGCCGGTACCGCAAAGGATACGCTGACAGCTGATTACAACAGCATCGACAGTGTCAGAAAGCTTCTGGAAGAGAACCGGGATGAGGTGGCAGCTATTATTCTGGAACCCGTTGCCGGCAATATGGGCTGTGTGCCTCCCAAAAAAGGTTTTCTGGAAGGACTGCGCAAGTTGTGCGATGAACACGGGGTACTGCTCATTTTCGACGAAGTGATGTGCGGTTTCCGCGTGGCACCGGGCGGTGCGACGGAGCGTTACGGCGTGCAGCCCGACCTGATGGCTTTCGGCAAGGTGATTGGAGCCGGAATGCCGGTGGGGGCTTTTGGCGGAAGCGACGAGGTGATGAGCGTGGTTTCGCCCAATGGCCCGGTCTATCAGGCCGGGACGCTTTCGGGCAATCCCGTGGCCATGAGCGCCGGACTTGCCCTCCTTGGTGAGCTCAAAAAGAATCCGCATATCTACGACGACCTCGAAGCGCAATCGGCAAAGCTGGAAAACGGAATGCTTGAGGTCTTTGAAAAACACGGCATCACCGTGGCAAACAACCGCGTGGGATCCATGCTCGGCTTCTTTTTCTGCGAAGGTCCGGTAGAAAGCTTTGCCGATGTCAGCCGAACCGACACGAAATTTTTCTCCCGGTTCTTCCACAGCATGCTTGCAGAAGGCGTTTACCTTCCGCCGTCGGCTTTTGAGGCCTGGTTTGTCTCCCACAAGCACGACGATGCGGTGATTCAGCGAACCATCGATGCTGCTGACAAGGCGCTGGCATCCATGAACAAAACCGGTGAGACCCGTTGA
- a CDS encoding MFS transporter codes for MKKGSLATVFLVVLIDLIGFGLVLPLLPFYAREFAATPVVIGLLYSIYSVAQLVFSPIWGSLSDRIGRRPIMLLSTAGAVAAYIMFGFAESLFVLFLSRLVAGVMGGNIATAQAYIADVTTDKDRAKGMGLIGAAFGIGFVLGPALASGLIHPSLQEWVAATGMTGFAEWMEVRRFGLPGFFAAFLSFCSFLLVMFFLPETVERSAPGEKPASETASRPSVFMPEFWRKLSAQQKATGGPILFLLGAAFLLSFGQASLYSAFPLFAEEILDMRPEEVGMQFFYIGVIAVVVQGGLIRPLSRWFSETGLFFTGNILMTLGFAAIALSQSVSMLTVFLGVMALGHSLNLPTINSLISKEAGTESYGAMMGLAQGLSGLGRAIGPTWGGFLFGVLVFLPFFATALALCITIWIGWKLYRRKPAT; via the coding sequence TTGAAAAAAGGCTCACTCGCCACGGTATTTCTGGTCGTACTGATTGACCTGATCGGTTTTGGCCTGGTATTGCCGTTGCTTCCGTTTTATGCACGGGAGTTTGCGGCAACACCGGTTGTCATCGGCCTGCTTTACAGTATTTACTCCGTGGCGCAGCTGGTGTTTTCACCCATCTGGGGCAGCTTGTCCGACCGGATCGGCCGGCGTCCCATCATGCTGCTGAGCACTGCCGGGGCGGTGGCGGCTTACATCATGTTCGGTTTTGCCGAATCGCTTTTTGTGCTGTTTTTGTCCCGGCTTGTCGCCGGTGTCATGGGCGGAAACATCGCAACCGCCCAGGCTTACATTGCCGATGTCACCACAGATAAAGACCGCGCCAAAGGAATGGGACTCATCGGAGCCGCCTTCGGCATCGGCTTTGTTCTGGGGCCCGCTCTGGCATCCGGACTCATCCACCCGTCACTGCAGGAGTGGGTTGCGGCAACCGGCATGACAGGATTTGCGGAATGGATGGAAGTCCGGCGTTTCGGCCTGCCCGGATTTTTTGCGGCATTTCTTTCATTCTGCAGTTTTCTGCTCGTAATGTTTTTTCTGCCGGAAACCGTCGAGCGCTCTGCACCCGGTGAAAAACCCGCCTCTGAAACAGCATCACGCCCGAGCGTCTTCATGCCTGAATTCTGGCGAAAGCTCTCGGCGCAGCAAAAAGCCACCGGCGGACCCATTCTGTTTTTACTCGGAGCCGCATTTCTTCTTTCATTCGGCCAGGCCAGTCTCTACAGCGCATTTCCTCTGTTTGCCGAAGAAATCCTCGATATGCGGCCCGAAGAGGTCGGCATGCAGTTCTTTTACATCGGTGTCATTGCTGTTGTTGTCCAGGGCGGGCTGATCCGGCCGCTGAGCCGCTGGTTCTCAGAAACCGGCCTGTTTTTTACCGGAAATATTCTGATGACACTGGGCTTTGCTGCCATCGCTCTGTCGCAATCCGTCTCCATGCTGACGGTTTTTCTTGGAGTTATGGCGCTGGGACACAGCCTCAACCTACCGACAATAAACAGTCTGATCTCAAAGGAGGCCGGAACAGAAAGTTACGGGGCCATGATGGGCCTGGCCCAGGGACTTTCAGGGCTGGGACGGGCTATCGGTCCGACATGGGGCGGTTTTCTCTTCGGAGTGCTTGTGTTTCTCCCGTTTTTTGCCACAGCGCTGGCTTTGTGCATCACAATCTGGATTGGCTGGAAACTGTACCGGAGAAAACCTGCTACCTGA
- the hemG gene encoding protoporphyrinogen oxidase, protein MARIGIIGAGISGLTLAFLLQNKGHSVTVFERSVQPGGALRTTRTADGWSAEWGPNTIIESSGRIKSLISMLDLEDRRVYPDDLAKKRYIVRNGRMIAVPGSLAELIRTPLLSRSAKMRILREPFRGRGNSTDETLADFVRRRLGEEFLKWPIDALVGGIYAGNPELLSLRHAFPRLALLEEQHGSLIWGQLRGGIRQPAGSDEIPRNKAAIFSFDDGLQVLPEAITRKLGDAVVTNVWPTEISTPEISTTDIRNPANTSDGRSARWQLSFRENHKKGADLTTRSFDVLIYSGTAYGLNDIKLPDSLSKEIRAVTEIPHPPVTSLTLGFRRDDVAHPLDGFGVLVPGVEGFSVLGTLFTSSLFPDRAPDSGHVTLTTYLGGTRQPEIAGKDEDEQEQLVTGALDRLLGLRGKPRFRHRVHWPKAIPQFQTGHQQFLDRINRAESEHPGFYMSGNYRTGISVGDTINAAFDLADRIHHKHQD, encoded by the coding sequence ATGGCCCGAATTGGAATCATCGGCGCAGGGATCAGCGGACTGACCCTCGCTTTTTTACTGCAGAATAAAGGACATTCCGTCACGGTTTTTGAACGGTCCGTGCAGCCCGGCGGCGCTCTGAGAACTACCCGGACTGCTGACGGATGGAGCGCCGAATGGGGGCCGAACACCATTATTGAATCATCCGGCAGGATCAAATCGCTGATTTCCATGCTGGACCTTGAAGACCGCCGCGTCTATCCGGATGATCTTGCGAAAAAAAGGTATATCGTCAGAAACGGCAGAATGATTGCCGTTCCGGGCTCACTGGCGGAGCTCATCCGCACGCCATTGCTGAGCCGGTCCGCCAAGATGCGCATTCTTCGCGAACCGTTCCGCGGCCGCGGCAACAGCACGGATGAAACACTGGCGGATTTTGTCCGGCGACGTCTGGGTGAAGAGTTTTTGAAATGGCCCATTGACGCGCTTGTCGGGGGTATTTATGCCGGAAATCCGGAGCTGCTCTCGCTTCGGCACGCTTTTCCGCGGCTTGCACTGCTCGAAGAACAGCACGGCTCGCTGATATGGGGCCAGCTGAGGGGCGGCATCAGGCAACCGGCCGGATCGGATGAGATACCACGCAACAAAGCAGCCATTTTTTCTTTCGATGATGGCCTGCAGGTTCTTCCGGAAGCTATAACCCGTAAGCTTGGCGATGCTGTTGTTACGAATGTATGGCCTACGGAGATCAGCACCCCGGAAATCAGTACCACGGATATCAGAAACCCGGCGAACACATCCGACGGGCGGTCGGCCCGATGGCAATTATCCTTCCGGGAAAATCACAAAAAGGGGGCGGATCTCACAACCCGGTCGTTTGATGTCCTGATCTACTCCGGAACGGCATATGGTCTCAACGATATCAAACTTCCGGACTCCCTTTCAAAAGAAATCCGGGCGGTGACAGAAATTCCGCATCCGCCTGTAACCTCGCTCACACTTGGCTTCCGGCGTGATGATGTTGCACATCCGCTGGATGGTTTCGGAGTGCTAGTACCCGGCGTGGAGGGATTTTCCGTCCTCGGCACACTGTTCACCTCATCCCTGTTTCCCGACCGTGCTCCCGACTCCGGACATGTCACCCTGACGACATATCTGGGCGGCACACGTCAGCCCGAAATTGCCGGAAAGGATGAAGATGAACAGGAGCAGCTGGTTACCGGTGCACTTGACCGCTTGCTTGGACTTCGGGGAAAACCGCGTTTTCGTCACAGGGTGCACTGGCCCAAAGCCATCCCGCAATTTCAGACCGGACACCAGCAGTTTCTCGACCGCATAAACCGCGCGGAGAGTGAGCATCCCGGATTTTACATGTCGGGCAATTATCGCACCGGCATTTCCGTCGGCGATACCATCAACGCCGCTTTTGATCTTGCAGACCGAATCCATCATAAACACCAGGATTAA
- the hemE gene encoding uroporphyrinogen decarboxylase: MIENTLYLKALAGQSVPRPPVWMMRQAGRYLPSYLELQKKYDFFTRCETPELVAEITCLPIDEIGPDAAILFSDILVIPRALGWHIEMKPGVGPVLDNPITSKEQALAVTKADALEKLQYVMQGIRATNERLNGRVPLIGFSGAPWTLLCYMIEGRGSKDFAAAKAFCYEHPEAADHLLSVLADVIIDYLNAQIEAGVHAVQVFDSWAGLLGPDDFNLFCMPHLKRITEEVKGAPVVLFAKGAWYALERLAWRTSAAAISIDWTVSPEYARKATRREATLQGNYDPSRLLSPVPVIRNQVKRMIDRFGKDRYIVNLGHGILPNIPVDHARAFVDAVKSYETS, encoded by the coding sequence ATGATTGAAAACACTTTGTATCTTAAAGCACTTGCAGGGCAGTCTGTGCCCCGCCCGCCTGTCTGGATGATGCGCCAGGCCGGCCGCTACCTCCCTTCCTATCTGGAGCTTCAGAAGAAATACGACTTTTTCACGCGCTGCGAAACACCGGAACTTGTAGCCGAAATCACCTGCCTGCCCATCGATGAAATCGGTCCCGATGCGGCAATTTTATTCTCGGATATTCTTGTAATCCCGCGTGCCCTCGGATGGCATATCGAAATGAAGCCGGGGGTCGGGCCTGTTCTGGACAACCCCATCACATCAAAAGAACAGGCGCTGGCAGTCACAAAAGCCGATGCGCTGGAAAAGCTGCAGTATGTCATGCAGGGCATACGGGCAACCAATGAACGCCTGAACGGACGTGTTCCGCTGATCGGGTTTTCCGGCGCTCCCTGGACGCTTCTCTGTTATATGATCGAAGGTCGCGGTTCCAAAGACTTTGCTGCTGCCAAAGCGTTCTGCTATGAGCACCCCGAAGCTGCCGATCATTTACTCTCTGTCCTGGCTGATGTGATCATCGATTACCTGAACGCCCAGATTGAGGCCGGCGTGCATGCCGTTCAGGTTTTTGACAGCTGGGCCGGATTGCTCGGACCCGATGATTTCAACCTGTTTTGCATGCCGCACCTCAAGCGCATTACCGAAGAGGTGAAAGGCGCCCCGGTAGTCCTTTTTGCCAAAGGAGCGTGGTACGCCCTTGAACGGCTGGCCTGGCGCACCAGTGCCGCAGCCATTTCCATAGACTGGACTGTGAGTCCGGAATATGCGCGGAAAGCCACCCGGCGCGAGGCGACCCTCCAGGGGAATTATGACCCGAGCCGGCTGCTCTCACCCGTTCCTGTGATCCGGAACCAGGTGAAGCGGATGATCGACCGTTTCGGCAAAGACCGCTATATCGTCAATCTTGGTCACGGCATACTGCCGAACATACCGGTTGACCATGCCCGCGCTTTTGTGGATGCCGTGAAATCCTACGAAACCTCCTGA
- a CDS encoding copper-binding protein, with amino-acid sequence MQRLTTVTGSILILMLLLLSCNDNDAALPDDEIHQDDIYEVKGRYLSTDMRGESISVVHEEIPDVMNAMRMSLRISDPSDAEELETGDVIRFEMVRTESGWFAREIEVLPPDTELDLPDDLHGVGVE; translated from the coding sequence ATGCAACGACTGACAACGGTAACCGGCAGCATACTGATACTGATGCTGCTTCTGCTTTCATGCAACGACAATGATGCGGCTCTGCCGGATGACGAGATTCATCAGGATGACATCTATGAAGTAAAAGGGCGGTATCTGAGTACCGATATGCGCGGGGAATCCATTTCGGTGGTACATGAAGAAATCCCGGATGTGATGAATGCGATGCGGATGAGCTTGCGGATTTCTGATCCGTCTGATGCCGAAGAGCTAGAAACCGGCGATGTCATCCGGTTTGAGATGGTCCGTACAGAGTCGGGCTGGTTTGCGCGGGAGATTGAGGTGCTTCCGCCTGACACCGAACTGGATCTTCCTGATGACCTGCATGGAGTCGGGGTGGAATAA
- a CDS encoding RNA recognition motif domain-containing protein: MTTIYVGNLSFKTDEDQLLDLFAEYGDVSSAKIITDRETGRSRGFGFVDMDSNDEAESAIDDLHEAEFMSRALVVNKARPRKENNGFRGNNRY, encoded by the coding sequence ATGACGACGATTTATGTTGGCAATCTCAGCTTTAAAACAGATGAAGATCAACTCCTGGACCTTTTTGCCGAGTACGGCGATGTGAGTTCCGCAAAGATTATCACTGACCGTGAGACCGGACGCTCACGCGGTTTCGGTTTTGTGGATATGGACAGCAATGATGAGGCAGAAAGTGCCATCGACGATTTGCACGAGGCCGAATTCATGAGCCGTGCCCTTGTTGTCAACAAGGCGCGCCCCCGAAAAGAAAACAACGGGTTCCGCGGCAACAACCGCTATTAG
- a CDS encoding uroporphyrinogen-III synthase encodes MEILLTEQVTVVVSQEKPEETGKKTVISTRPPSPGDQEAVRDKNVRLVYYPAWNYRWITPPESNITPVIRNPLQRVWVFTSRRGAEGWWRIWKKLVESGRYPGISQDASTKDDAAEDGGNADIPLPRFYVVGNKTEQEARRLFGARNIRMSEKHNGHDLARMLVRDNIRNAVHFCSVNRRHELRDVCHENGIILTELEVYQGYPVTDPEPVRESADAILFFSPNGVSGFRRLYGLPDGDWKPVAVGETTARAVREETGREPLVAPEAAFSEMIKLVL; translated from the coding sequence TTGGAAATATTACTAACTGAGCAGGTGACGGTTGTGGTATCACAGGAAAAACCAGAAGAGACAGGAAAAAAGACGGTCATTTCTACACGGCCGCCCTCTCCGGGAGATCAAGAGGCTGTCAGGGACAAGAATGTCCGGCTGGTGTATTACCCGGCATGGAATTACCGATGGATCACTCCGCCGGAATCCAACATCACTCCCGTCATAAGAAATCCGCTGCAGCGGGTCTGGGTTTTTACCAGCCGGCGCGGCGCAGAAGGGTGGTGGCGTATTTGGAAAAAACTGGTCGAATCGGGCAGATACCCCGGCATATCGCAGGATGCTTCCACGAAGGACGATGCAGCCGAAGATGGCGGGAATGCGGATATTCCACTGCCGCGGTTCTATGTGGTGGGCAATAAAACAGAGCAGGAGGCGAGAAGGCTTTTCGGCGCCCGGAACATCCGGATGTCAGAAAAGCACAACGGGCATGACCTGGCCCGGATGCTCGTCCGTGATAACATCCGGAATGCCGTGCACTTCTGTTCGGTCAACCGCCGCCATGAGTTGCGCGATGTCTGCCATGAAAACGGCATCATCCTGACGGAACTGGAGGTCTATCAGGGATATCCCGTTACTGATCCCGAACCTGTCCGCGAGTCAGCCGACGCCATCCTGTTTTTCAGTCCCAACGGGGTATCGGGGTTCCGCAGGCTTTACGGGCTGCCCGATGGTGACTGGAAGCCCGTTGCTGTCGGCGAAACAACGGCCAGAGCTGTGCGGGAGGAAACCGGAAGAGAGCCGCTCGTTGCCCCGGAAGCAGCTTTTAGCGAGATGATAAAACTCGTATTATAA
- the hemB gene encoding porphobilinogen synthase, with protein sequence MTPTENHFPSGFPLSRGRRNRYQQSRRTMLAEHRLSASDFIAPMFITEGAEVKEPISSMPDYHRLSLDLAVHQAASWHELGITAILLFVMVPDAKKDNEGTEALNENGLMQMAVKRIKEAVPGLTVMTDVALDPYSSYGHDGVVRDGRIVNDETVDVLARMSVSHARAGADYVAPSDMMDGRIGEIRLALEANGFPDTGILAYSAKYASGFYGPFRDALESAPGFGDKKTYQMDPANVREAVREARMDEGEGADMVMVKPGLPYLDVVRAVRESVRVPVAVYNVSGEYAMIKAAAEKGWLDEEAAMLESLLACKRAGADVIATYWAEKAVRLLRESQK encoded by the coding sequence ATGACACCGACAGAGAATCATTTTCCGTCCGGATTTCCCCTTTCCAGAGGCCGGAGAAACCGTTATCAGCAAAGCCGGCGCACCATGCTTGCCGAGCACCGGTTGTCCGCATCCGACTTCATCGCACCCATGTTCATAACCGAAGGTGCCGAAGTGAAAGAGCCGATAAGCTCCATGCCCGATTATCACCGGCTGTCACTGGATCTTGCGGTTCATCAGGCGGCATCCTGGCATGAGCTTGGAATCACCGCCATTTTGTTGTTCGTCATGGTACCGGATGCCAAAAAGGACAATGAGGGTACGGAGGCGCTGAATGAAAACGGGCTGATGCAGATGGCGGTAAAACGCATCAAAGAGGCCGTACCCGGACTTACTGTTATGACGGATGTGGCTCTGGACCCCTATTCCAGCTACGGGCATGACGGTGTTGTACGTGACGGCCGGATAGTGAATGACGAAACGGTTGATGTGCTCGCGCGGATGTCGGTCAGCCACGCCCGGGCCGGTGCCGATTACGTGGCACCATCGGACATGATGGACGGACGGATCGGTGAGATTCGCCTGGCCCTGGAAGCCAACGGGTTTCCGGATACCGGCATTCTGGCCTACAGTGCCAAGTATGCCTCCGGCTTTTATGGTCCGTTCCGTGATGCGCTTGAATCTGCCCCGGGATTCGGTGACAAAAAAACATACCAGATGGATCCGGCCAATGTCCGGGAGGCGGTCCGGGAAGCCCGTATGGATGAAGGCGAAGGGGCCGATATGGTTATGGTAAAGCCGGGTCTGCCGTATCTTGATGTGGTCAGAGCAGTGCGGGAGTCGGTTCGCGTGCCGGTAGCGGTTTACAATGTGAGCGGCGAGTATGCCATGATTAAAGCAGCTGCCGAAAAGGGATGGCTCGATGAGGAGGCCGCCATGCTGGAAAGCCTGCTGGCCTGCAAGCGTGCGGGCGCCGATGTGATTGCAACGTACTGGGCAGAAAAGGCGGTCAGGCTGCTTCGTGAAAGCCAGAAATAA